TCAAATCATTGTTGATGGGACTGATATTGGTAAATTTTCCGAACGAGAATTGACTACTTACCGTCGTAATGACGTTGGATTTATTTTCCAATTTTATAATCTAATTCCTAATTTAACGACTAAAGAAAATGTTGAACTGGCTTCAGCTATCGTTAAGGACGCCTTGGATGCGACTGACACATTAAAAGCTGTTGGTTTGGGGAATCGAATTGACAATTTTCCGTCCCAATTATCCGGTGGTGAACAGCAACGTGTAGCGATTGCTCGTGCCTTAGCTAAGAATCCTAAACTTTTGTTGTGTGACGAACCAACCGGAGCATTGGATTATGAAACTGGTAAGCAAGTTTTGACGTTACTTCAAAATGCCAGTCATAAAGATAACAAAACAGTTATCGTGATTACCCACAATTCTGCCTTAGCTAAGATGGCTGACCGCGTGATTCGGATTCATGATGCCAAGGTTCAATCAATTGAAGATAATCCTAAACCTACACCAGTAAAGGATATTGAGTGGTAATATGAAACCTTTAACAAAAAATATGTTGCGTAGTATCAACCAAGCCAAGGGACGTTTCATTGCGATTATTCTGATCATCATGCTAGGAGTATTAATCTTTGTCGGTGTCAAAGCTACTGGTCCTAGTTTGAATAATTCTTTGAATAAAACGGTTGCGGATAAAAATCTTTCAGACGTGCAAGTTGTTTCAACGACGGGATTTGATAAAAAAGATATTAAATTAGCTGAGAAGGTCAAGGGCGCCAAAGCTGAAACGACGAAGTTCAAGTATGTCATGGGTGGCAAGTCGAAGGTTGCCATTGCTTTGTACGGTTATGACAAGGATTCTAAGCAGAATCAGTTGATTGTGAGAAATGGACGTCTGCCTAAGAATAGTCATGAAATCGTCTTGGATAAAAATGCTCGAAATAAATATGATTATAAGTTGGGCGATACTTTTAAATTTTCCAAGAGTGCTGATTTGAAGCGGCAATCATATAAAATTGTAGGATTTGTCGACTCACCACAATACATTGATAATCAATCTCGTGGGGTGACGAATATTGCTGATGGTCAGGTCAGTCTGTTTGCTTATATACCTAAAAAGCAAATGAATTTGGCAACTGACACTATGTTGAATGTGCGCTTTAATTCTTTGAAGAGCAAAAATACTTTTAGTAAGGATTATAAAAACGCTGTTAATGCGAAAGTTAAAAAGCTCAAAAAAGAGTTCAAAGGTCGAGCAAAGCAGCGGACGAATGAGGTAGC
This sequence is a window from Companilactobacillus alimentarius DSM 20249. Protein-coding genes within it:
- a CDS encoding ABC transporter ATP-binding protein, translated to MAYIEVKDESKKYQMGETTIIANDKLTFDVDKGKLTVILGPSGAGKSTVLNILGGMDTPTDGQIIVDGTDIGKFSERELTTYRRNDVGFIFQFYNLIPNLTTKENVELASAIVKDALDATDTLKAVGLGNRIDNFPSQLSGGEQQRVAIARALAKNPKLLLCDEPTGALDYETGKQVLTLLQNASHKDNKTVIVITHNSALAKMADRVIRIHDAKVQSIEDNPKPTPVKDIEW